The stretch of DNA AGGTCCACGTCGAGAAATTGTGGTGTTGCGGTGATATCGACTTCATACGTCATATGCGGCAATCCGGAACATTTCGGATGAAAAATCAGGCGGTTTTTTGATCTGGGTATTTGATACGACTGTGATGGACTGCCAGCAGTGTCTTAACGACTGATTTCTGAACGATTCGCAGTTCACTCATGGTGAGTCCGCACTCATCAAATTGGCCATCCAGCAGACGTTTGAGTGTGATTTCCCGCACAAGCGTCTGAATTCTGTTGGGAGTCGGCTCGCTGAGCGTCCGACTGGCACTCTCCACGGCATCAACCAGCATCATGACACCGGTTTCCCTGGACTGAGGTTTTGGTCCCGGATAGCGAAAGGTTGATTCGTCCGCATCCGTACGATGGTCCTCGTCCGCGCGGGCCGCGGCTTCATGATAGAAATACTCTACCAGTGTGGTGCCATGATGTTGTTCAATGAAGTCGATGAGTTGCTGTGGAAGGTTATGCTGTTCGGCAAGCTCCGAGCCGTCTTTGACATGTCCGATGATAATGAGGGCACTCATTGCGGGCGTCAGATTGTCGTGCTGGCTTTCCTGCCCCTCGATCATGTTCTCGATAAAATATTCCGGCTTCAACATTTTTCCGATGTCGTGAAAATAAGCTCCAACTCGGACCAGGAGTCCGTTAGCTCCGATCGCATCCGCAGCAGCTTCGCCGATTGTTGCTACACTCAGTGAATGGTTGTAACTCCCCGGTGCCCGACGCGCCAGTTCCTGCAGAAGCGGATGGGATACATCCGTGAGACCCAGCAGGCTGATGTCGGTCACAATTCCGAATGCGCGTTCAATAAATGTCAGACTACCATGGACTACAAAGCAGCAGACCAGTGACCAGCAGGCAAGCCTGAGACTGTCCCACAGGATGGCACTGTTTTGCCAGACACCGGCCAGAGAGTTCGCCTGGAGCAGATTGAGACCCCACACCGACAGGAAACCGACAGCCGCAGCCACGAATCCGACTTTGATAATCGTTGCCTGCGACGAGATTCTGTTCAGCGGAATAGTCACAGTAACGCACAGCAGCATCAGGCAGGCAAACTGGTCCAGGCGTTCCAGTGTTGCAAATGCCACCAGAAGGGACAGGCAAAATCCGGTCACGAGTGCCAGGCCCCGACTGTAAACAATGGCCACAATAATTACTGTGGCCATTACCGGAATGACTTCCGCATGCCAGATACTCAGGATTTTCCCGGTGCCGACAGCAGCGCCGCAGATTGCGATCAAAGCCAGGAGTTGACCAGGGTCATTCAGCAGTTCCGGTTGAGAGCCGGCGAGATACATGCTCATCAGAATCACGAGCGCTACCAGCAACAGCGCAGCACCCAGTATGTGCAGGATACGCTGGCCACTCGTGATCAACGTTTCGTAAGCTTCAAATTCATGAACCAGCAGCCGCATGTATTCGCGAGTGACCCGGGCACCAGCCGGCACAATTATGCTTTCGGCAGGAAAAAAATCGTACTGAGGTTCTTCTCTTTCGGCTGCCTGCTGACGGCGTTCGTTTGTCAGTTTTTCATTGTAAACCAGATGACCATTCAGACTGGCCGAAATCCATGTCTCCACCCACGATCGAATCGGCTGAAGTGTCTCATAATTTGTCCAGGCCTTACCTAGTGTTCCGGTATCCCGAAGCTGCTCGTCAAGTTTTACACTGGACAGCGGAGCATAGCTTAGCGACGGGTGTGGATCGTCGGGACCCACAATCTCGATTCGGGTCTGTTCCCGCTGAGCAATTTGTAGATTTTCCTGACCGGTCTGCAGGTTGTAACGCCAGTTGTCCAGATCGTCTGCTGTCAGGATGCCAACGACACGAGCTTCACCCAGCCACTGAGAAAAATCAAGTGCCAGCTGATCTAGCAGCTCGCCGATGGACACAGTATCCCTCAACAAGGTGTGCAGCTGTTCAAAATTTGACTCATTCCGTATCACACCAAATGCCTGAGCCACTGACGGATCGAGCTCAGCTGATGATCCAGCATTGGCAACTGCGCTCAGATGACCGCGAAACGTTGCTGTCAGATCGTCAATCACATTGTCGTGCCTGACAAAAACCGGGTCAGCATTTTCTTCGGCATTGAGCCTTGCCTGCCGTGTTTCCAGCACATTCTCAACGCTGAAGTCGACCCGAGACAGCACGCCGTCTCTGACGAACTGCCCTTCACGATACGGAAAACGCGATTTCCACGCCTGTAGTGAAACCAGCAATACAACAACAGCAGCCACGCCGATGAGCAATTGCTTGATGGTTCTGTAGTCCCACAGGGACTCCAGCAGTCTTTCCCACCGTGAATGTGCCGGACGAAAGACTCGTGTTTGTCGGGCACGCCGTGTCCCAAAGAACGTCATTGCGTTAACTGCTGACGGAGTGACGTCCGCCTCGCTGGCCAAACTTCGTCAGACGTCTGACGAATCAGAAAACAGTCCCGGAATCCTTTTTCAGTAAAACAGCACTGCTGCTATCGGGTGGAACCGGAACCATCGTCATAGGCCGAAACAATCTCACGAACGAGTCGATGACGCACAATATCCTTTCCTGTGAGCCGAACAATGGCAACCCCCTCAATTTCGGAAAGTCGCTCCATTCCGTCAATCAGACCGCTGCGGGTTCCCTGTGGAAGATCATTTTGAGTCGAATCGCCGGTGACTACCATGCGGGAATTTACCCCCATTCTGGTCAAAAACATCTTCATCTGCGTCACTGTTGTATTTTGACCTTCATCCAGAATCATGAAGGTGTCATTCAGTGTCCGGCCTCGCATGAAAGCCAGCGGTACTACTTCAATTACATCGTTGCTCATGTATCGCCGGACCTGATCAAATTCAAGCATTTCGTTAATGGCATCCAGCAGGGGACGCAGGTACGGATTGACCTTGGCCTGCATATCACCCGGCAGAAACCCCAATTTCTCACCTGCCTCAACTGCCGGTCGTACCAGGACGACTTTGCGCACCTCTTCCTCCTGCAGTGCCTGGAGAGCCATTGCAACGGCCAGATACGTTTTTCCGGATCCGGCCGGGCCTTCACTGAATACGAGTGCATTATCCTGCATCGCTTTCATGTAGTGCTGCTGACCACTCGTTTTTGGCTGGATCGACCCGACGTGTACACATGTATGCCGTCGTGTTATTGTCGGGTCGCGAAGAGGCCCTGCGTCCGACGGGGCACTGGTACGAAGAACTTCTTCAGCTGAAATTTGTTGAGTGGTGGCGTCATTCACGTCGGGATTCAAGCTCCTGATGACATCGCTTTGCAGAAGTTCTCCGCTGCTGGCAAGAACACCCTGCCATTCCGAAAGAATCAGACAGCAGTTACTGACCTGTGACTGCGTTCCGAATACCCTGATCTCGTTTCCTCGCAGTACAATGCTCGCTTCCGTTGCCGCGCGCACGCGGCGAACATATTCATCCTGCGGCCCAAACAGTGCCCGAGCTTCATCCTGACTGCTGAGACGAATGGAAGCTTCTGCCATACATGTTTCCACCCAGCTGAAGAAGATTCAGATTCCACGGGAGAACGAACAACCTTGTATGGATGTTGAACAGTGTTGACAAGAAAAAATTCCTGTGCTCATTAAGTCATCCGTATATTCGCTACGGCGAATTTATGCGCCAGTTCTCCGATTCCCGATGACGCGGCAGAGTGAATAGTGGATTCTGAGATCATACCGATGTGCTGCGGCGAATGAGAATTCATCTGGGGTTGCACGACTGCAACAATGGATACGCTGCGCAACTGTCCAGCATCAATTGTTTCAGAAACGAAACAGATGGCAACACAGACTCATTTTGAACTATAACGCTGCAGACGGCGTAAACTGTTGTCCTGTAATATGTTCAGTTAATTTCGCCATGTTCCTGCAGGTGTGGTGCAGTGTTTGCGTTGCTGCCTTCAGACAAACCTGACAGGGAGCGGCGGAATGAACTTAAAGAAACGACAACGACTGAACATTCATCTGGACGACAATACTGCGGTCGTGGGACTCGAGCGTATTGAGATCTGGGACGGTGCAGATCTGGCACTCCTGCGAGAGGTATTGTCCGAACTGATTGAAGGTGACGGGTTTCGTTCGGTTGGTGTGGACCTAGCACCTGTAAAATATATCCCGAGCGGTTTCTTTGGAATGCTGTTCGAGTGGTACGAAACGGGAATTGAGATCCAGTTGCATTCACCTCAGAAAAATGTGGAACGGATGTTGTGGTTTCGCATGTTTTTCACTGTTCGTCCCGACGGACATTTCCAGCTTTCAGATGAAGAGGTTCGGAATCACACTCCGAACCAGCAGGTGGAATACCACAAACGGGAATTCATGGACCGGACGAGGCCTGAAGAGGATGGCACCGATTCCGTGCGCTACGGCGTTTCAACGTCCGGGAACTGATGCAGCATCCATCGATAAAATTTTGGACGCACGACTGTCCCGGAGGCTTGTTCAGCGTTCAGTTCCGGAGTCGAACGGCTGAGTCATTGCAGCGAAGTAACAACTGCAGTTGATGCGGGGCTGTCATCGAGAAGTACTCTCCGTCAATCGGTACTGCAATTCGCCGTGCTTTACGAGTCTTCCTGCTGAGACAGGGCCATCGAAACTAAATTATACATCGGACCATTGGTTGCCAAAAACAACAGATCGCGAACACAGAAGTCAGGATTGGATCGTGTGTGTTATTTAGAAGGCAAACTTGAGGACTTTTTCCGGAATTTTCTGTTATTCCAAAGTCTGTACGCTGAGCCCCGTCAAATCCTTGCACGAGTACGCTGATACCGTGATTTGCCGAAAACGCAGTTATTGGGCGCGAACCGGAAGCGATTCCTGAAGTCGACCAATCACGGTTTTTCCAATCAGCGTTGAATTGACGATCATCCAGTTAGGTCATTTCGTTGGGTGAATGCTGCGCAGTTTGGCTTTCATGCGTGAATTGTGGAAAGTTTGAGCGATGTCCGTTTCCAGACTCCTGCTGATCCTGCCCCTGGGGTTGCTGATCAGTGTTTCCGGCTGCTCCGGCAACCGTTTGCGGTATGTTTTTGCATCAGACCGTGAGTTTATGAAG from Fuerstiella sp. encodes:
- a CDS encoding PhoH family protein — translated: MAEASIRLSSQDEARALFGPQDEYVRRVRAATEASIVLRGNEIRVFGTQSQVSNCCLILSEWQGVLASSGELLQSDVIRSLNPDVNDATTQQISAEEVLRTSAPSDAGPLRDPTITRRHTCVHVGSIQPKTSGQQHYMKAMQDNALVFSEGPAGSGKTYLAVAMALQALQEEEVRKVVLVRPAVEAGEKLGFLPGDMQAKVNPYLRPLLDAINEMLEFDQVRRYMSNDVIEVVPLAFMRGRTLNDTFMILDEGQNTTVTQMKMFLTRMGVNSRMVVTGDSTQNDLPQGTRSGLIDGMERLSEIEGVAIVRLTGKDIVRHRLVREIVSAYDDGSGSTR
- a CDS encoding HDIG domain-containing protein, with the protein product MTFFGTRRARQTRVFRPAHSRWERLLESLWDYRTIKQLLIGVAAVVVLLVSLQAWKSRFPYREGQFVRDGVLSRVDFSVENVLETRQARLNAEENADPVFVRHDNVIDDLTATFRGHLSAVANAGSSAELDPSVAQAFGVIRNESNFEQLHTLLRDTVSIGELLDQLALDFSQWLGEARVVGILTADDLDNWRYNLQTGQENLQIAQREQTRIEIVGPDDPHPSLSYAPLSSVKLDEQLRDTGTLGKAWTNYETLQPIRSWVETWISASLNGHLVYNEKLTNERRQQAAEREEPQYDFFPAESIIVPAGARVTREYMRLLVHEFEAYETLITSGQRILHILGAALLLVALVILMSMYLAGSQPELLNDPGQLLALIAICGAAVGTGKILSIWHAEVIPVMATVIIVAIVYSRGLALVTGFCLSLLVAFATLERLDQFACLMLLCVTVTIPLNRISSQATIIKVGFVAAAVGFLSVWGLNLLQANSLAGVWQNSAILWDSLRLACWSLVCCFVVHGSLTFIERAFGIVTDISLLGLTDVSHPLLQELARRAPGSYNHSLSVATIGEAAADAIGANGLLVRVGAYFHDIGKMLKPEYFIENMIEGQESQHDNLTPAMSALIIIGHVKDGSELAEQHNLPQQLIDFIEQHHGTTLVEYFYHEAAARADEDHRTDADESTFRYPGPKPQSRETGVMMLVDAVESASRTLSEPTPNRIQTLVREITLKRLLDGQFDECGLTMSELRIVQKSVVKTLLAVHHSRIKYPDQKTA